AGACTTAATTAAAGAAAACTTCCCTGAAACAGAGATAGTGGCAGGAACAGCTACTGCTGGCATTCCTCATGCTGCATGGGTAAGTGATGTGCTTGATTTGCCGATGGCATACGTCCGTTCAAAGGCAAAGGAACATGGCAAAGGCAACCAAATTGAAGGAAAAGCGGAAAAAGGCCAAAAGGTCGTTGTGGTAGAAGACTTAATTTCGACAGGAGGCAGTGTAATTACTGCTGTAAACAGTCTGCGTGAAGCCGGCTGTGAGGTGCTCGGAGTTGTATCGATCTTTACATACGAGCTGCCAAAAGGAAAAGAACTGTTGAAGGATGCAAATATAGAAAGCCATTCTTTAACTGGTTATACAGCGCTTCTGCATGTGGCACAGCAACATGGCTACATTAAGGAAAGTGATGTTGCAAGCC
This DNA window, taken from Niallia sp. Man26, encodes the following:
- the pyrE gene encoding orotate phosphoribosyltransferase; the protein is MKERIAEQLLKIKAVFLQPNDPFTWSSGLKSPIYCDNRLTLSYPEVRKEIAQGLADLIKENFPETEIVAGTATAGIPHAAWVSDVLDLPMAYVRSKAKEHGKGNQIEGKAEKGQKVVVVEDLISTGGSVITAVNSLREAGCEVLGVVSIFTYELPKGKELLKDANIESHSLTGYTALLHVAQQHGYIKESDVASLQAWKENPAEWGK